A window from Malassezia japonica chromosome 1, complete sequence encodes these proteins:
- a CDS encoding uncharacterized protein (EggNog:ENOG503NTY4; COG:S), translating into MKCRPLSLPRVPVAQQLTANLLADPVTPSATALTATPEGYPSLLRRARFVQGGAHFSYVSPLPMAFPYEFPAPEDKDATLGEHQKREIEAEEAAEAELDEASRAASEQANATRRMDQIEDTLRTYEVQVPKAGESSPDPVPPQRRASSYPSARLVAFSPECHQHCLPHLAVGDAHTWLLATSGRAGPSSYSSGPMADAAGGRPSQYGEAGNDADARRAFSDWAAGRAVPLHITHDQIEADGGAGVRFFAERDGKDASHPQDKQQHRRRISTEVHQRQALADRPYGPWSLRYGGYQFGEWAGQLGDGRAMTLIESQHPDGGRWEVQLKGAGRTPYSRFGDGLATLKSSLREFLASEYMAALGIPTSRSLAVTSLPDLPVARETMTSAAIAMRLAPSWLRIGNFQIHSSKGEWESVRLLGEYVAKELLGMDDVVKSGVEDMSPATHAPPWAERVVREVALRNARTCALWQAYGFMHGVLNTDNIALLGDTIDYGPYGFMDIFDDAQICNHSDYSGRYSYRLQPTMILYAVEKLLEALAPVLGFERSMDRAPRPCELMDADEKQIQIWADHGMEVCADPIRAELKQTLLSEWSAAWLERLGVASKGAEADKAQLIDPLLEVLAGLDMTRALRFLCDFPVAQDLDAFAAAWLAHAAPGAVDDAHVSAARQWLATYGEWLKATGQSGEALVAAMKAKNPAFVLRNWVTDEAAERLEDAHDTQFVERVRRMCLHPFEAYGTERDGVDKAQAAEEARLCTVGTVLTGNLPSCSS; encoded by the coding sequence ATGAAGTGCCGCCCGTtgtcgctgccgcgcgtgccggtcgcgcagcagctcacGGCCAACCTGCTCGCGGACCCGGTGACGCCGAGTGCAACCGCACTGACTGCAACACCCGAGGGCTATCCCtccctgctgcgccgcgcacggttCGTGCAGGGAGGCGCCCACTTTTCCTACGTCTCGCCACTTCCGATGGCGTTCCCATACGAGTTCCCGGCACCGGAGGACAAGGATGCGACGCTCGGAGAGCACCAGAAGCGCGAGATCGAGGCGGaagaggccgccgaggccgagctcgacgaggcgtcgcGTGCAGCGAGCGAACAGGCGAATGCAACACGGCGCATGGACCAGATCGAAGACACCCTGCGCACGTACGAGGTACAGGTGCCGAAAGCGGGCGAGTCTAGCCCAGATCCTGTGCCTCCGCAgagacgcgcctcgtcgtatccgtcggcgcgcctcgtcgcttTCTCGCCGGAGTGCCACCAGCACTGCTTGCCACACCTTGCGGTCGGTGACGCGCACACATGGCTCCTTGCGACGTCGGGACGCGCAGGGCCGTCGTCGTACAGCTCGGGGCCGATGGCCGATGCGGCCGGTGGGCGCCCGTCGCAGtacggcgaggcgggcaacgacgccgatgcgcgccgtgccTTTTCTGACTGggcggccggccgcgccgtgccgctgcaCATTACACACGACCAGATCGAGGcagacggcggcgcaggtgtCCGCTTCTTTGCCGAACGTGACGGCAAAGACGCGTCGCACCCTCAAGACAAGCAgcagcaccgccgccggaTCTCGACCGAGGTGCAccagcgccaggcgctAGCCGACCGGCCGTATGGACCGTGGTCGCTGCGGTACGGTGGCTACCAGTTCGGCGAGTGGGCCGGTCAGCtgggcgacggccgcgccaTGACGCTCATCGAGTCACAGCACCccgacggcggccgctgGGAGGTCCAGCTGaaaggcgccggccgcacgccctactcgcgcttcggcgacggtctcgcgacgctcaagagctcgctgcgtgagTTCCTCGCGTCCGAGTACatggccgcgctcggcattcCGACCAGCCGCTCGCTTGCGGTGACCAGCCTGCCGGATCTGCCTgtggcgcgcgagacgATGACGAGTGCCGCAATTGCAATGCGCCTCGCACCGTCGTGGCTGCGTATCGGCAACTTTCAGATCCACAGCTCGAAAGGCGAGTGGGAAAGCGTGCGTCTCCTCGGCGAGTACGTCGCGAAAGAACTCCTTGGAATGGACGACGTGGTGAAGAGTGGCGTCGAGGACATGTCGCCTGCGACCCACGCCCCGCCGTGGGCGGAGCGTGTGGTGCGCGAGGTGGCGCTTCGTAACGCGCGCACCTGTGCGCTGTGGCAAGCCTATGGATTCATGCACGGCGTGCTAAACACCGACAACATCGCCCTGCTTGGCGACACGATCGACTACGGCCCGTACGGGTTCATGGACATCTTTGACGACGCGCAGATCTGCAACCACTCGGACTACAGCGGCCGGTATTCGTACCGCCTGCAGCCGACAATGATTCTGTATGCGGTGGAGAAGCtactcgaggcgcttgcgccggtgctcggctTTGAGCGGTCGAtggaccgtgcgccgcgcccatGTGAGCTGATGGATGCGGACGAGAAGCAGATCCAAATCTGGGCGGACCATGGTATGGAGGTGTGTGCGGACCCcatccgcgccgagctcaagcAGACGCTCTTGTCCGAGTGGTCCGCGGCgtggctcgagcgcctgggcgTTGCTTCAaagggcgccgaggccgacaaGGCGCAGCTCATTGAcccgctgctcgaggtactCGCCGGCCTCGACATGACGCGTGCGTTGCGCTTCCTGTGCGACTTCCCTGTGGCGCAGGATCTGGACGCGTTTGCCGCCGCATGgctcgcgcatgccgcgccgGGTGCTGTGGACGACGCACACGTATCGGCTGCGCGCCAGTGGCTCGCGACCTACGGCGAATGGCTCAAGGCTACCGGCCAATCTGGCGAAGCTTTGGTGGCTGCCATGAAGGCCAAGAACCCCGCATTTGTCTTGCGCAACTGGGTCACAGACGAGGCGGcagagcgtctcgaggatgcgcacgACACGCAGTTTGttgagcgcgtgcgccgcatgtGCTTACATCCCTTCGAGGCGTACGGgacggagcgcgacggcgtcgacaaggcgcaggcggccgaggaggcgcgACTGTGCACGGTCGGCACGGTGCTCACTGGCAATCTGCCATCATGCTCGTCATAG
- the GPI14 gene encoding GPI mannosyltransferase 1 (EggNog:ENOG503NU0H; BUSCO:EOG09261XAF; COG:G; TransMembrane:11 (o6-24i145-162o168-189i231-248o284-315i336-362o409-432i439-456o462-478i485-503o515-538i); CAZy:GT50), with translation MNVRGWRWTYVALGVLLRVVLLLWGTWQDKHAVLPYTDVDYAVYNDGAHAMWAECALEQTVESPLFEAESDLFDEPSLAAHVRCARGYIPAVSRFVLQNDPLQSKESSSFPESSLFLRASRASFWISRPLFKAIASLGDPYSRATYRYTPLLALILSPAHAVEWAPPIWGKLLFALGDIACALLMWAILDTRASHHAARSLSQPWATHLPGLLWLLNPFPAQIATRGSADSLVLVLVLGFIALLLRATPEMELVGSHAIPGDAPEKPSERTQHDPADLRVADEVAWYGAAALLALAVHFKLYPVIYGSSVLAHLATYRRHAIRILCGIKNPSAFDVNILGIEFAAIAGMMYAVLNLGVWLFWGQPFVRHALLYHVTRQDPKHNFSVYFLSTYLAGSFDASSAPPIVQTLYSLAASPLASFVPQLLACAYVGFTLGGKDLVLSCAVQTVVFVAWNKVYTSQYFLWYLVFVPIVGVTLHFDSYLKPVFLAGLWAAAQGIWLYWAYRLEFMAQDTFVPLWLSSMLLLATQVYLVQSCLTAWESWRQRQVMAHAKSQ, from the coding sequence ATGAACGTGCGGGGCTGGCGATggacgtacgtcgccctTGGCGTCCTGCTGCGGGTCGTCCTGCTTCTCTGGGGCACCTGGCAAGACAAGCATGCGGTTCTGCCTTATACCGACGTAGACTATGCGGTGTACAATgacggcgcgcacgcgatGTGGGCTGAatgcgcgctcgagcagacgGTCGAATCGCCGCTCTTTGAGGCCGAGTCGGATCTCTTTGACGAGCCAtcgcttgcggcgcatgtGCGCTGTGCGCGCGGATACATCCCCGCCGTGTCTCGTTTTGTGCTGCAAAACGATCCGCTCCAGAGCAAGGAAAGCAGCTCGTTCCCGGAAAGCTCGCTGTTcttgcgcgcatcgcgcgcctcgttctGGATCTCGCGGCCGCTCTTTAAGGCGATCGCATCGCTCGGCGATCCATACTCGCGCGCTACGTATCGCTACACGCCCCTCCTTGCACTCATCCTTTCGCCGGCGCATGCGGTGGAAtgggcgccgccgatctGGGGCAAGCTTCTCTTTGCACTCGGAGACATTGCCTGTGCGCTGCTCATGTGGGCGATCCTCGATACACGCGCGAGCCAccatgcggcgcgctcgctgtCGCAGCCGTGGGCGACGCACCTGCCGGGTCTCTTGTGGCTTCTGAACCCGTTCCCGGCGCAGATTGCGAcacgcggcagcgccgacaGTCTCGTGCTCGTGCTTGTACTAGGCTTTATTGCGCTGCTGCTACGTGCGACGCCGGAGATGGAACTTGTGGGGTCGCATGCGATCCCGGGCGACGCCCCCGAGaagccgagcgagcggaCGCAGCACGACCCAGCCGACCTCCGTGTCGCAGACGAGGTCGCATGgtacggcgccgcggcgctccttgcgctcgccgtaCACTTTAAGCTGTACCCCGTGATCTACGGCTCGAGCGTCCTGGCGCATCTCGCGACCTACCGGCGCCACGCTATCCGCATTCTCTGTGGCATCAAGAACCCCAGCGCATTTGACGTGAACATTCTCGGCATTGAGTTTGCTGCCATCGCCGGCATGATGTACGCGGTGCTCAACCTGGGCGTGTGGCTCTTTTGGGGCCAGCCATTTGTGCGCCACGCACTGCTTTACCACGTTACGCGTCAGGACCCGAAGCACAACTTTAGCGTGTACTTCCTGTCGACCTACCTGGCCGGGAGCTTTGAtgcaagcagcgcgccgcctaTCGTCCAGACGCTGtactcgctcgcggcctCGCCGTTGGCGAGCTTTGTGCCGCAGCTGTTGGCCTGTGCATACGTCGGCTTtacgctcggcggcaaggACCTTGTGCTGAGCTGCGCGGTGCAAACAGTGGTCTTTGTCGCATGGAATAAGGTGTACACCAGCCAGTACTTCCTTTGGTACCTCGTCTTTGTGCCGATCGTGGGCGTGACGCTGCACTTTGACAGCTACCTCAAGCCCGTCTTTCTCGCTGGCCTCTGGGCAGCAGCCCAAGGGATCTGGCTCTACTGGGCCTACCGCCTGGAGTTTATGGCGCAGGACACGTTTGTGCCGTTGTGGCTCAGCAGCATGCTGCTTCTCGCAACGCAAGTCTACCTCGTCCAGTCGTGCCTCACCGCATGGGAGTCTTGGCGTCAGCGGCAAGTCATGGCGCATGCGAAGTCACAGTAA
- the MNR2 gene encoding CorA metal ion transporter (EggNog:ENOG503NTYW; COG:P) yields the protein MSSSPQDNFRGTPSGVARKTSAISIGASQDEWQSAHLEEEHQREQDLDAARQLSRARGSHGSGHNVGSPQRWMEDDEQKPSSPSHGGMSSIPIRSGAVASAMKQFYQQNNHGSTASVDSQSHFIDHRNQSHSMSMNPNSPLALRASQGASSMRDPSSLSPRARPHGDQSAHMAAPPINLASLGSPSDAQAPIHDDAQSSPDLGQSTHTDTSRATNLEDDVCFPVPSQVDDIAPGPEEPVQVTPERQRPGYPYTFDFEVLEAFADEERHSLGGVQSWPEAPNVGSAPKRHHGTYRGSAMPASVDNGDSTLYSRRPRRPTNGASESGNKFQRKLALFEGGQSFGSSMEPSSRFSQMADATDEPTRPLLKGTSQQTYHGMTNNDKELAGETRHRSRAHSQPDVGRPTPLPHAMADKPYRYTFYSNALPTTIHARYLSELPAKHQSFEELFQGIVPDEDKPQGGQGGTTTPKVPPPPGPLPPGVPTDPARMMESDPTTWWLDVLCPTDQEMKVISRTFGIHPLTTEDILMEETREKIELFRNYYLVCFRSFDQDPYSPTYLEPLNMYIIVFREGTLSFHFRQTPHPQNVRRRIKQLKDYINVTSDWISYALIDDITDAFGPLIQGIEFEVDSIDELVLILKEAEQSDMLRRIGTCRKKVMGLLRLMGNKADVVKGLAKRCNEYWAVAPKSDIGLYLSDIQDHLITMTQNLNHYEMILSRSHSNYLAQISIEMTDANNQINDVLSKLTALGTVIVPMNVITGLWE from the exons atgtcgtcgtcgccccaAGACAACTTCCGCGGCACGCCAAGTGGAGTTGCACGCAAAACCTCTGCGATTTCCATTGGCGCGTCGCAGGATGAGTGGCAAAGTGCACACCTTGAAGAGGAGCACCAGCGTGAGCAAGACCTGGATGCCGCGCGTCAGCTAAGCCGTGCACGAGGCTCGCACGGTAGTGGCCACAACGTTGGTAGCCCCCAGCGCTGGATGGAGGACGATGAACAGAAGCcttcgtcgccgtcgcacgGTGGCATGTCGTCAATTCCCAtccgctcgggcgcggtgGCCTCGGCCATGAAACAGTTCTACCAGCAGAACAATCACGGATCGACGGCAAGCGTTGACAGCCAGAGCCATTTTATCGACCACCGCAACCAGTCGCATTCCATGTCGATGAACCCCAATTCGCCGCTGGCGCTTCGTGCAAGCCAAGGCGCCTCTTCGATGCGCGATCCATCTTCTCTctcgccgcgtgcgcgccccCATGGAGACCAGAGCGCGCATATGGCGGCTCCGCCGATCAACCTTGCATCGCTCGGATCGCCGTCGGATGCTCAGGCGCCGATCCACGATGATGCGCAGAGTTCGCCGGATCTGGGACAGTCCACGCACACGGACacgagccgcgcgacgaaCCTGGAAGACGATGTCTGCTTCCCTGTTCCGAGCCAGGTCGATGATATTGCCCCTGGCCCCGAAGAGCCCGTGCAAGTGACGCCCGAGAGGCAGCGCCCTGGTTATCCATACACATTCGATTTCGAGGTGCTTGAAGCGTTTGCCGACGAAGAGCGCCACAGTCTGGGCGGTGTCCAATCGTGGCCCGAGGCGCCTAATGTCGGCAGTGCGCCGAAACGTCACCATGGGACTTACCGTGGCAGTGCAATGCCCGCTTCGGTCGACAATGGCGACTCGACCCTGTACAGccgtcgcccgcgtcgtccgacgAATGGTGCTAGCGAAAGCGGTAACAAATtccagcgcaagctcgcTCTCTTTGAGGGCGGCCAATCGTTTGGCTCGTCGATGGAGCCCTCGTCGCGTTTCTCGCAGATGGCCGATGCGACTGATGAACCGACACGCCCCCTGCTGAAGGGTACGTCGCAGCAGACCTACCACGGCATGACGAACAACGACAAGGAGCTGGCTGGTGAGACGCGCCACCGCTCGCGTGCTCACTCGCAACCGGATGTCGGCCGCCCTACGCCTCTGCCGCATGCTATGGCGGACAAGCCTTACCGCTATACCTTTTACTCGAATGCGCTCCCTACAACGATTCATGCGCGCTACCTGTCGGAGCTTCCCGCGAAGCACCAGTCCTTTGAAGAGCTCTTCCAAGGCATTGTACCCGACGAGGACAAGCCTCAAGGTGGTCAAGGTGGCACGACGACGCCCAAGGTGCCTCCTCCGCCTGGCCCACTTCCCCCAGGCGTGCCTACGGATCCGGCGCGCATGATGGAGTCGGACCCCACGACGTGGTGGCTGGATGTTCTCTGTCCCACGGACCAAGAAATGAAAGTCATCAGCCGGACCTTTGGCATTCACCCTCTCACGACAGAGGATATCCTAATGGAAGAGACGCGCGAGAAGATTGAACTTTTCCGCAACTACTACCTCGTGTGTTTCCGGTCGTTCGACCAGGACCCTTACAGCCCCACCTACCTGGAACCGTTGAACATGTACATTATTGTTTTCCGCGAAGGCACGCTGTCGTTCCACTTCCGCCAGACGCCACACCCCCAGAATGTGCGCCGGCGTATCAAGCAGCTGAAGGACTACATTAATGTGACATCCGACTGGATTTCGTACGCGCTGATCGACGATATTACCGATGCATTCGGCCCGCTGATCCAAGGCATCGAGTTCGAGGTCGACTCCATCGATGAGCTTGTGCTAATTCTGAAGGAGGCTGAGCAGAGCGATATGCTCCGGCGTATCGGTACCTGCCGTAAGAAGGTCATGGGCCTGCTGCGTCTTATGGGCAACAAGGCGGACGTCGTCAAGGGTCTTGCGAAGCGCTGCAACGAGTACTGGGCGGTGGCGCCCAAGTCGGACATTGGCTTGTACCTGTCCGATATCCAAGACCACTTGATCACCATGACCCAGAACTTGAACCACTACGAAATGATTCTGTCGCGTTCGCACAGCAACTACCTCGCGCAGATCAGTATCGAGATGACTGATGCGAACAACCAGATCAACGACGTGCTGAGCAAGCTGACGGCGCTCGGTACAGTCATTGTCCCGATGAACGTCATCACGGGTCTCTGGG AATGA
- a CDS encoding uncharacterized protein (TransMembrane:2 (i90-111o117-140i)): MVLMILVNIGQLTDNIVSKSIYISKVSPVMSSIFSNGDNTPSVRGQNSPLLSYDPVQAVTGEVGVKYNSALDPIQNDLSSIHTKSVAGMYLLFVGTILIGVAFLITCLVHFSALVIAAFFAFLAFALLASGASLWTYVIYHVRDIVGNTIDYQYASRKRYYEEPYY, encoded by the exons ATGGTGTTGATGATTCTCGTGAACATTGGCCAGCTGACGGACAACATTGTTTCTAAGAGCATTTACATTAGCAAGGTGTCACCCGTGATGAGCTCTATTTTCTCGAACGGCGACAATACGCCCTCGGTTCGTGGTCAGAACTCCCCCCTTCTT TCTTATGACCCTGTCCAGGCGGT CACTGGTGAGGTGGGTGTCAAGTACAACTCTGCTCTCGACCCTATCCAAAACGACCTGTCGAGTATCCACACCAAGTCGGTTGCAGGAATGTACCTGCTCTTTGTTGGTACGATCCTTATTGGTGTCGCTTTCCTGATTACCTGCTTGGTCCACTTCTCTGCCCTTGTGATTGCCGCCTTCTTTGCTTTCCTGGCATTTGCTCTTCTtgcctcgggcgcgtcgctttGGACTTACGTGATCTACCACGTTCGCGACATTGTGGGCAATACGATCGACTATCAGTATG CTAGCCGCAAGCGTTACTACGAGGAGCCCTACTACTAA